GCGGGAAGATCCGGATGTGATCTTAGTCGGGGAAATGCGAGATTTGGAAACGATTGCCCTGGCGATCTCAGCGGCGGAAACCGGTCACCTAGTCTTTGGCACCCTGCACACCAGTTCTGCCTCCCAAACCGTGGATCGGATGGTGGATGTCTTCCCCCCGGAACAGCAGCAACAGATCCGAGTCCAGCTTTCCAACTCCTTGGTAGCTGTCTTCAGCCAAACCCTGGTATCGAAGCGAAACGTGAAACCCGGTGAGTTTGGCCGGGTGATGGCTCAAGAGACCATGATCGTCACCCCTGCGATCGCCAACTTGATGCGGGAAGGGAAAACCTCCCAGATTTACTCGGCCATCCAGACGGGCGGTAAATTGGGAATGCAGACTCTAGAAAAAGTTTTATCAGATCTTTACAAGGCTGGCACGATCTCCTTTGAATCTGCCATTTCTAAGACTTCCAAGCCCGATGAACTCCAACGGTTAATTGGCGATGCCCGGATACCCGGAAAACAGACAGGTGCCTATGTCACCCGTACCTAGGACTCCGTCAAGTTTGAGTGGATGGTTAAAGAGTTTGAAAGGGGGGTGTTTTTGAGCGTTTGCAACCCATCAAAAAAATCTGGACAGCCCCTAGTGTTCACCCATTTGAAAGGATGTGAAAAATGCCCACCTACGTTGCCCGTGTCCGAGACAGTCGAGGGAACGCCCGCACCCAAAAAATTGCTGCGGACTCTTTAGGGGAAGCCCGGACAGCCCTCCGCAGTCAGGGCTTATTTGTCCAAGATCTGAAAGCTTCCCAGGGCTTTGATCTGAGCAAAATTGACATGAAGACGATCGAGGCCGCGTTTACAAAGGTGACGGTAAAAGACAAGGCGATTTTTTCCCGTCAGTTTGCAGCCATGGTAAATGCGGGAGTTGCGATGGTCAGAAGTTTGGGGGTGCTATCGGAACAGTGCTCTAACCCTAAGATGAAGAAGGCTCTCCAAGGGATTAGTACAGATGTCCAAGAGGGTAGTAACCTGTCTGAGGCGATGCGGAAGCATCCGACCTGCTTCGACAATCTTTACGTCAGTATGATTCAGGCTGGCGAGGTGGGGGGGGTGTTGGATGAAGTCTTGGCTCGGTTGGCTAAATTGCTGGAAGATGTGGCTCGGTTGCAGAATCAGATCAAGTCGGCTCTGACCTATCCAGTGGTGGTGACGCTGCTGGCGGTGGGCATTTTTGTTGCCATGACGGTATTTGTGTTACCTACCTTTGAAGGCATCTTTAAGCAACTCAAGGTGGAGTTGCCAGAGTTTACCCAGTTTATGATGGCCATTAGTCGCTTCTTGCGCACTCCCCAGTATGTTGCCATTATCATTTTGCTCATGGGGGCGATCGCCTTTGGTTTCCAAACCTACTACCGCACCCGTGTGGGCCGGGAAACCATTGACCGCTTTTCCTTACAAATGCCACTCTTTGGCGAACTGATTCAAAAAACAGCAACCGCTCGTTTCTGCCGTACCTTTGGGGCATTGACCCGTTCTGGAGTTCCGATTCTCACGGCTCTGGAAATTGTGCGAGATACTGCGGGCAACCAGGTGATTGCCAATGCTGTAGACGAAGCCCGCAAGGAAATTCAGACCGGCGGCATGATCAGTATTGCTCTCCAGAAAGAAAAGGTGTTCCCTAATATGGCAATTCAAATGATCAGCATTGGGGAAGAAACCGGGGAGATTGACAAGATGCTGATGAAGGTAGCCGATTTTTATGAAAACGAAGTTGAAGAAACCGTAAAAGCCATGACCAGCATTATTGAACCGATCATGATTGTGGTCTTAGGGGGCATGGTGGGCTCAATTTTGCTGTCCATGTATCTGCCCATGTTTAAAGTCTTTGAAAAATTGGGCTAGGGATGAGGTGAACCCAATTCATGGCTGTACAACAGGCACACTATGAGACACTCCTGGCCGAGTATAGTAATTCACTGGCAGCGATCGCCCTGCTGAAACAATACCGCCCTTACTTAGAAATGATCCCGAGTATGCGGCGATCTGATGAGAGTGTGATCACTATTCCATTGCCGACAATTCGACTCCGGCAGCCCACCCAGACGGCGAACCAAGGCGGTGACTCCCCATCAGCTGCGGTTATCCAGGTAACCTCTCTGCCCTGCGATATCGCAATCTTGATGTGTGATCCGGAATGGAAGATTAAAACCGGGGTGGAGATTTTTGTGTTTATCCATCGCCCCCAGGAGGACTTTTCCGACTTCCTGGGACGGTGGCGACGCACCCAGGTGTTATTGAGTCATACCTACGAGTGGATGATGCCTCGGCGTTACCGGCACATCATCAGCGATGGGGCTAACGACATCCATCCACTATTTGTCGTCTTCCCTGAAACCGTGGAACGGATTCGACGAGGGCTGAAAGGTGCTTGTCTGCCCTTTGTCACCCAATCCCTGCAGCTTCAAGAATCTGAGCAAGCAGAATCCCGATCCTCTGAGGAATTGGGGGTGGATTGATTCGAGATTCTGCAACTGGGTTTAGCCTACGAATTGGGGCATGACTTCGGCGGAGGTAAACAGACCGTAAAGCCCTCGCTCATGAAGTTGCACCCCCGTCTTGAGGTAGCCAAAGGCAGGCCCACAGACATTGGCTGCCATACTGGTTTCATCTCCAAGGGTGAAGGTATGGGTAGAGATCCGACCTTCAAATGTGCGTCCGGTGACCTGGACATTGGTACTCAGGGGTTTCTGGGGATTCCGGGTATCGACGACCCCGCCAACGCTGACGCGATCGCGGGGACAAACCCCGGCCAACTCTAGCAAAATATCATCCGCGTGTTCCATGCCCTCAAGGGTCAATAGGCCATTGGTTTGATCCAGGAGGGCTGTGACTTCAGCATCACTCATCTGACTAGCTTGCTCCACTGTATAGCCAGGAAGGTGGGCAATATCTTCCCGAATCGTAGCCTGGTAGGCCTCCCAGTTGGCAATTCCGACCCCAAAGGTAATCTTGACTCGATGAATCTCAGCATAGCTCTGGGCAGCTAGGGCGGCGGCGGCGGTCAGCAAGCCGGGTGTTGCCCCACAACCGGTGAGATAGGTAATTCCAGCTGCTTGCAAATCAGACTGGAGGGATAGCAACTGCTCGACCGCACTCGTGCGTTTAATGGCATCGACCAGAACCCCTCGCCAGCCCGCCTGAATGAATTGTTGTGCCACGGAAACCATAAAGGTGTTGGGGAGATTGGGGAGGGCGAGAAAGTAGCCGACCACCCCCTGAGCCTGGGTAATCAACTCTGTGATACTTTGGCGGCTGAGCAACCCCCCCCGGTTCCAGATAGCCCAGGGTTCCCTGGGCTTGATAGGTGGTGATACACGTATCGGCATCCAACCCAGTTGCTGAAAAGGCGTACCCCTGTTGATCAGCGGCGGCTACCCACCGCATTTGTTGCTTGGTTGCTAGCACCCGAGCGGCGGCTTTTCCCAGACCGCCAAACCCTAAAACACCCACTGGAATTGGTGACTTGGCCAACGGAGTCGCGGCAGTGCGGTGATTGACTTGACTGGTGACTTGGTTTGTAGGCATAACCCTGCTCAATCGCAATACAGAATTTAATTATCAGGGAGGAGAGGTTCAACAGCTCCGGCTTGCCTCAGAAAATCATGAGCGGATCAAATTTTATCGCTATTGATCCGGCTTGACGGCAATTGCAAGTTGCGCGAAACTGTCAAGTAATAATCTAGCAGCTCACAAATTTCCATATTTATGTAACGTTTTGAGTTGTAATACCATAATTTTCGTAAGAATTGTGAGACATTAATCCACATCCAAATGAATATTTGAGCAAGCTCCCTAAGCGCCACCCCCAGAGTCCGTCGTTGTCAGATCTTGCGGGCTAAATATTGGCAGTAGCCACAATCATCTCTTTAACCATTTTTCATAGGCAAGCCTGGAAGCAAATGGAAACCCTAGAATTTGTAATTTACCCGGACGGGCGCGTACAGGAGAAGGTAACGGGTATCGCTGGCACTACCTGTGCAGACGTAACGGCGGCGCTGGAAGCACAGCTTGGGCAAGTTCTGAGAGTGGAGCCAACGTCTGAATATTATGCCCAGAGTGTCGCCGATGCCAATGCCGTGCAAACCCAGGTAACTTTCAGCGAGTGGTAGCTCTGGAAAGCCATTGATTTATCCCATCTCATTGATTGAAAAATACCATGTCACACTTTAGCCAAATTAAAACTCAAATTCGCGATCTCACTTCTTTACAAGCAGCGCTTTCCGACTTGGGAGTTGATTGGAAGCCGGGTCCCCAAGAAGTTCGGGGATATCGGGGACAAACCCAAGCAGCTGAAATTGCAATTGAGCAACGTAATGGCTATGATGTTGGCTTTTGCTGGAACGGTCACGGAATATGCCTTGGTTGCCGATCTCCAGTTCTGGCAACAGCCCTGGACCGTAGAGCGGTTCTTGAGTCAAGTCACTCAGCGCTACGCCTACCACACTGTGGTGAATACCACCACAGACCAAGGCTTTCAAATTACAGAGCAGCAAAAGGCTGAGGATGGTTCCATCCGCTTGGTGCTCCAGCGCTGGAGTGCCTGATGACGCACATCCCTTTAGTGTCTGACTCAACCAGCGTTCACCCTGTATCAAGGGCTGAAGTGCTGCGGACGGGGCTAGAACCCGAATTCGGGGGGGTGCTTCCGGAGCATCACAGACAGATCGGGGCTGGAACCCGAATTGGGAGGGTCACTCCGGCAAAAAGGGGTCTATGTGGATGAGATTACCTGTATTGGGTGTAAGCATTGCGCCCACGTTGCTCGTAACACCTTCTACATTGAGCCCGATTACGGCCGTTCCCGCGCTATCCGCCAAGATGGTGATGGGGAAGCATTGATTCAAGAAGCTATTGATACCTGTCCCGTGGACTGTATTCACTGGGTGACCTATGCCCAGCTCCAGCGGTTGGAGCAAGAGCGTCAGCACCAAGCGATCCCCGGTGCGGGGCTACCGATTGATGCCGCGGCCATCGCCCAAAAACGGTACCGGCAAAAAATCACCCCAATAAAGTCCTTGATCCCGTCATTAAAGGTTGACAGCTACCACCCATGGATCGAGCCGCTGCTGAGGATCAGGGACAAATCCGTTGTAAGGTGGCCGTGAAATCTGGGTAGGAAATGGCCGCTGCTTCAGCCCCCTGGATAATTGTGGTGCCTCTGGCATTGAGAGCCGCGATCGCCAAGCTCATGGCAACTCGATGATCCCGATCGCTGTCTACCTCAGTGCCGACTAAGGGAGTGCCACCCACAATTTCCAGTCCGTCAGGCAGTTCGGTCACCTGAGCCCCCAGGCGACTAAGTTGGGTTGCCATCACCGCAATGCGATCGCTTTCCTTCACCCGCAGTTCCGTAGCATCACGAATCACCGTTGTTCCTTGGGCAAAGACAGCGGCGACGGCCAGAATCGGAATTTCATCAATCAACCGCGGGATAATAGCGCCACTAATTTCACAACTTTGGAGGGGACTATGGCGGACTCGCAGGTCAGCGACGGGTTCCCCAGCTACTTCTCGCGGGTTTTCGAGTTGGATCTGGGCACCCATTTCCGCTAAAACATCAAGGATGCCCGTGCGGGTCGGATTCACCCCCACATTTTCAATCACTAGGTTTGAGCCAGGAACGATTGCCCCCGCCACTAACCAGAAAGCCGCCGAACTGATATCTCCAGGGACAATCACCGTCTGACCCTGCAACGCGGCTGGCCCAGTAACCGTGACGCTATGGGTTTCGGGATCAACCGTGAGATCGGCACCAAAGGCTCGTAGCATCCGTTCACTGTGATCCCGAGAGAGCGCAGGTTCTGTAATGGTGGTCTTTCCTTCTGTCATCAACCCTGCCAGTAAAATACAGGATTTGACTTGAGCTGAAGCAATGGGTGAGTAGTAATGGATGGGCTGAAGGGTCTGTCCTTGGATGGCGAGGGGGGCAAATCCCCCCATCCGGAACCAGAGATCGGCTCCCATCTGCTGCAAGGGTCGGATGACTCGTAACATCGGACGCGATCGCAGGGATGCATCTCCTGTCACCGTGAAAAATCGCCCCGAGTGGCTGGCCAACAGTCCCAGCATCAGCCGCAGGGTGGTTCCAGAGTTACCTGCAGATAGCATATCCGTCGGTTCTTGCAGATTTCCCAGGCCAATGCCCTTCACCGTTACCTCTTTGGCATTCAACGCTGAAATCTCCGCCCCTAAGGCGCGAAAACAGGCCGCTGTACTCCGGGGATCTTCGCCCAATAACAAGCCCTGGATCACCGTTGTGCCATTGGCGATCGCTCCTAGCATCAAGGCTCGATGGGAAATGGATTTATCACCGGGAACTCGAATCCGCCCCTGTAGAGCGATCCCAGCTTCGGGGGGACGGATGGTCAGTGTCTGGAAAGATTCAGCAGTCTGCAATACAACGGTGGCAGCAGGCATTGGGATAAACTGAATAGAAGTTGCCAAAGGCGATCCTACCCTTTTCTGCCCTGTATTGGCGTTAATCCGCAGTTGGTAGCAAGCCAACTTATAATTTGTGACTAGGCAGCCCCATTTCCTTCATGGTCTCTATGTTGACCCGTCATCCTAAGCCTGTCTCCCTTTCTCTGATGGCAACGGATCTTCCCGTTTGGTCTGTGCTGGAAACCTCAGCTACCCTTTATCAGCAGGCACCGGAACAGTTTCATTTGCTCTTAACAGAACCAGTTGTCCAGTGTCCAGCCACCCCTGAACCACCCTCTATCCTTCAGGCAGCGGCTACTCCACGACTGCTGTGGTTGGAAATTTCCCCCTATCGTTTGATTATGACCATGCAGGGAAATGGCGGTTTCAGCTATCGCCACTGGTGGGAGCAGGGGGTCTATGGCATCAGCCGTTATTGGCTTCAGGACAGCGCACCGACCGTTGCCGATCATTTACGATTGCGAAACTTTACCCGCAGTCTCTCCTTGACCGGGCGGTCTTTACCCGAACGTCTGCGCCTAGAGTATGAACTCTGGACTGCTAATTTGCAGTTGGGTCAGTATGTGCTGCATCTAGAAATTCAGCATTAATATCAGTAGCATCTGCGAGGTGAAATGCCTCATTGAGGGGTGGAGCGTCCTAAGACCTTCTTGACTTGGAACCAGGCATCCCGGAGCTTCCAAAACTTGCTGGTTTCCATGGCGTGAATTTCCTCGCGGGCAGTTTCTACTTGAGCCTGAGTGTGCCTCAGATGGGCTAAGGCATAGTGATACTGAGAATCAGCATGGTTGAGCCGTGCCTGGGTATCCTGCAATTGGGCTTGGATCTCTTGCAGCTGGGCTTGGGTTTGTTGCCACTGAGTTTGGGTTTGTTGCAATTGGGCTTGAGTTTGTTGCCAGTGAGTCCAATTATCCAGGGCTTGAGCCTGCGATCGCTGAACTTCTGCTTGGAAGTATCGTAATAGAGACCATCGATCCGACTCAGGTTGGACAATAGACGGAGTCGTGGCTCGGAGAGCCAGCAATTGGAAGTAGTCCTGAACCATCGCCGCCACAGAACGATGGGGGGTTTGCTCTAGGTGGTGAGTGACTTGCGCCAAAAGTTGCGGTTGTTGGGAGAGAGTGCGCAGCTTGGCTACCACAGCGGTGGGATCTGGGCTGACCCGAAATCCATTGATCCCCTCGTGAATTCGGTCGGTGAAACTGCCAAGATTGGTTGTTAGGGTGGGAATCCGGAGGATTGCCAGTTCGCTGAGGGTATAGGAAAAAGTCTCCGGGACAATGGATAAAATGAGGCCTAGATCGGGAGCGATCGCCCGCACCCACAGGGTAAGATCCGCATGGGCATAATCGGTCGCCACCAAGTGAATTCCAGGGATGTCGGCAAACTGCTGACCAGCCTCTCCGGCACCCAACAAAAAAACTCTCGGCAAACTCCAAGATCTCAGGATAGGCTGCCTTAAATAGATCTAGCCCCTTAGCGAGAGCAAGTCGTCCTGGGATTAAAATCTTGAATTTTTCGCTAGGGAAACAGTTAACCTCCGTCACTGGTGTTTGCCCGGTGAGGGCAGCACCGTGGGGAATCACCACAAAATCAGCTTGCTCTAAAGCTGGTTCCAGCCCTATCAGGTGCCGTTTTACCGATGCGGAGGGGGTCACCAAGGGGATGCGCCGCTGCAAAACCCGTTCCAGAAATTGTTGGCGAATCGGCATCCAGCCCAAGGCTGACACATCGCGAAAGGCAATGTTATTAGTATTTTCGCGGAAGCAAGCCTGAAGATGACTGAGGTGACAATCGGTACAAACCTGATTGAAATAAATATTGATCGCCGCACAGAAGGGGTAGTAGTCATGGCACACCACCAGGGTCGGCAGATCTAGATTCAGAATTTCCAGGGAATGCCCGATCAGGGAGGAAATCACAATCGCAGTGACTGAATACCGCCGCAGAATTTCTTCGATGACGTAGGTATATTCTGCATGGGTCACCACCGTGCCAAAAATTGGCACGCTCAGTTCCCACGTACACAGAGGCTGGCCAGTGGGCACCCCCTCATAGAGAGCCAATTGGGGGCTGGGAACTTTGGGTTTGCCGAGGGACTTTAAAACAAGGTGGGTATGGGTGGAATCATGACTGCCAAAGTCATTCAACCAGCGTTCAACGCCGCCCCCCCAGCCGTGGAGGACATGGAGGATCACAGGTTTTGACATCATCTGCATCTGCATCGGGGAGAAATTCTGTAACGCTAGCGTTGTGCGGATGGAGGGGGCTGAATGGCCAAAGAGTAAGGGATGGCCAGACCAATCCAGAATAGAAAGTTTAAGCGATAAGACATCAATAAGGCCAGATCTAGCCCCTGCATCAGTAAGAGCACTCCACTCACCGCTAGCAACCCCAGCCCGAGATGGGTAAGGCTGCGCTCGATTGAAGTTTCCCGCACCTGGGTAGGCTGGCAGAAGTAGCTTCCAGACTGGTAAAGTACATACCCCATAAACCCAACCATCAGGAACGTGAGGGGTAGCCCCACTTCTGCACCCAGCTGTAATAACAAATTGTGGGCATGGGCCATGTGCCACCCCACTCGGCGATAACATTCGCTAGAGAAGCGACCAATGCCAACGCCGATCAGGGGGTATTGTTCGATCAGCTGAGTGGCACAGGCATAGAAGGGGCGGCGTTCCTCAAAGGAGGACACCAGGGAACCGCTGAGGGAGAACAGTCTCGGGGGGAGGGCCAGGGCTAGCAAGGGACGGAGTGAACTCTGAGCTAAGAGAAACAGCCCCAGTCCCAAGGCAGACCCCAGAAGTAAGATCCGATTAATTTTCATC
This region of Neosynechococcus sphagnicola sy1 genomic DNA includes:
- a CDS encoding glycosyltransferase, producing the protein MPRVFLLGAGEAGQQFADIPGIHLVATDYAHADLTLWVRAIAPDLGLILSIVPETFSYTLSELAILRIPTLTTNLGSFTDRIHEGINGFRVSPDPTAVVAKLRTLSQQPQLLAQVTHHLEQTPHRSVAAMVQDYFQLLALRATTPSIVQPESDRWSLLRYFQAEVQRSQAQALDNWTHWQQTQAQLQQTQTQWQQTQAQLQEIQAQLQDTQARLNHADSQYHYALAHLRHTQAQVETAREEIHAMETSKFWKLRDAWFQVKKVLGRSTPQ
- a CDS encoding ferredoxin gives rise to the protein MGGSLRQKGVYVDEITCIGCKHCAHVARNTFYIEPDYGRSRAIRQDGDGEALIQEAIDTCPVDCIHWVTYAQLQRLEQERQHQAIPGAGLPIDAAAIAQKRYRQKITPIKSLIPSLKVDSYHPWIEPLLRIRDKSVVRWP
- a CDS encoding DUF2997 domain-containing protein, with the protein product METLEFVIYPDGRVQEKVTGIAGTTCADVTAALEAQLGQVLRVEPTSEYYAQSVADANAVQTQVTFSEW
- a CDS encoding type II secretion system F family protein produces the protein MPTYVARVRDSRGNARTQKIAADSLGEARTALRSQGLFVQDLKASQGFDLSKIDMKTIEAAFTKVTVKDKAIFSRQFAAMVNAGVAMVRSLGVLSEQCSNPKMKKALQGISTDVQEGSNLSEAMRKHPTCFDNLYVSMIQAGEVGGVLDEVLARLAKLLEDVARLQNQIKSALTYPVVVTLLAVGIFVAMTVFVLPTFEGIFKQLKVELPEFTQFMMAISRFLRTPQYVAIIILLMGAIAFGFQTYYRTRVGRETIDRFSLQMPLFGELIQKTATARFCRTFGALTRSGVPILTALEIVRDTAGNQVIANAVDEARKEIQTGGMISIALQKEKVFPNMAIQMISIGEETGEIDKMLMKVADFYENEVEETVKAMTSIIEPIMIVVLGGMVGSILLSMYLPMFKVFEKLG
- the aroA gene encoding 3-phosphoshikimate 1-carboxyvinyltransferase; protein product: MPAATVVLQTAESFQTLTIRPPEAGIALQGRIRVPGDKSISHRALMLGAIANGTTVIQGLLLGEDPRSTAACFRALGAEISALNAKEVTVKGIGLGNLQEPTDMLSAGNSGTTLRLMLGLLASHSGRFFTVTGDASLRSRPMLRVIRPLQQMGADLWFRMGGFAPLAIQGQTLQPIHYYSPIASAQVKSCILLAGLMTEGKTTITEPALSRDHSERMLRAFGADLTVDPETHSVTVTGPAALQGQTVIVPGDISSAAFWLVAGAIVPGSNLVIENVGVNPTRTGILDVLAEMGAQIQLENPREVAGEPVADLRVRHSPLQSCEISGAIIPRLIDEIPILAVAAVFAQGTTVIRDATELRVKESDRIAVMATQLSRLGAQVTELPDGLEIVGGTPLVGTEVDSDRDHRVAMSLAIAALNARGTTIIQGAEAAAISYPDFTATLQRICP
- a CDS encoding DUF1257 domain-containing protein, whose protein sequence is MMLAFAGTVTEYALVADLQFWQQPWTVERFLSQVTQRYAYHTVVNTTTDQGFQITEQQKAEDGSIRLVLQRWSA